The Pseudorasbora parva isolate DD20220531a chromosome 16, ASM2467924v1, whole genome shotgun sequence genome includes a region encoding these proteins:
- the aqp11 gene encoding aquaporin-11, protein MADLTVSLSLLGGIIVFSELARRTASYLFPNRNWIIYVLELISTFQLCACTHELKLLAEVGRLEPQIVLTLTYFISVIHMLSFHGAICNPTGSLEQLCRGTLTRRCALTQISCQLIAALVARLVMSHLWSLALSDLHAQHTRMAFKCTNSPINAPLLQAAAVEMSCAFVMHAAISNVDKVGEKYRVHAIAAVITTLVYAGGRLTGAVFNPALAFSIQFPCPGNTFAEYSFVYWMGPILGMTGSLFLFDKVIPVISGKSTIPKHLNSNGLKEKKIK, encoded by the exons ATGGCCGATCTCACCGTCTCTCTGTCCTTACTCGGGGGAATTATAGTTTTTAGCGAGCTGGCGCGAAGGACAGCTTCATATCTATTCCCAAACCGTAACTGGATCATCTATGTGCTGGAGTTAATTTCCACTTTTCAGTTGTGCGCTTGCACGCACGAGTTAAAGCTGCTAGCGGAGGTGGGCAGACTGGAGCCGCAGATCGTACTGACTCTCACGTACTTCATCTCGGTGATCCACATGCTTTCATTCCACGGTGCGATCTGTAACCCCACCGGCTCTCTGGAGCAGCTCTGCCGCGGGACTCTCACGCGCAGATGCGCATTGACTCAGATCTCATGTCAGCTGATCGCGGCGCTGGTGGCACGGCTCGTGATGTCTCACCTATGGTCACTGGCGCTCTCTGACCTGCATGCACAGCACACACGGATGGCCTTTAAATGCACGAACAGCCCCATTAATGCCCCTCTGCTACAGGCCGCCGCGGTGGAGATGAGCTGCGCGTTTGTGATGCACGCTGCGATATCTAACGTGGATAAAGTGGGGGAGAAATATCGGGTTCATGCAATAGCTGCTGTCATCACCACCTTAGTCTATGCGG GTGGACGTCTCACCGGAGCAGTGTTCAATCCTGCCCTGGCATTCTCAATACAGTTCCCCTGTCCTGGAAACACTTTTGCGGAGTACAGTTTTGTATACTGGATGGGACCAATACTAG GTATGACAGGCTCTCTGTTTCTCTTTGACAAAGTGATCCCTGTCATTTCAGGAAAAAGCACAATTCCAAAGCACCTGAACTCTAATGGACTCAAGGAGAAAAAGATCAAGTGA